The genomic window GACGCATCGGTCGCGAGGGTCTCGAACGTGACGCGAAGCGCTTCGATCAGCTCTTCATTGAGTGCGTTGTTGAGTTTGGGGCGATTAAGGGTGACGCGTGCCACACCTTGATCGCGTTCGATACGGACAAGATCGGTCATCGTTGCAGCCTGCATTACATTCTGAACACACCGAACTTCGTCGGCTCGGACGGCGCGTTGGCCGCTGCGGATAATCCAAGGCCCAGCACAAGGCGCGTGTCGGCGGGATCAATCACGCCATCGTCCCACAGCCGCGCCGTGGCATAGTATGGATGCCCTTGGGTCTCGTACTGCTCGCGAATGGGCGCGCGGAATTGCTCTTCTTCCTGCACCGACCACGAGCCGCCCTTGGCCTCGATGTTGTCGCGGCGCAACTGGCTGAGCACCATGGAGGCCTGCTCGCCGCCCATCACCGAGATACGCGCGTTCGGCCACATCCACAAAAAGCGCGGACTGTAGGCACGGCCGCACATGCCGTAATTGCCGGCGCCATAAGAGCCGCCGATGACCACGGTGAACTTTGGCACCGATGCTGTCGCAACGGCCGTCACGAGCTTCGCTCCGTCGCGGGCGATGCCGCCGGCCTCATATTTCTTGCCGACCATGAAGCCGGTGATGTTCTGCAGGAACAGCAGCGGGATATTTCGCTGGCAGCACAACTCGATGAAGTGCGCACCCTTCAGTGAACTTTCGCTGAACAGAATGCCGTTGTTGGCGATAATCCCGACCGGATACCCCCAGATGTGCGCAAAGCCGCATACCAGCGTTTGACCGTAGAGCTTTTTGAATTCCTCGAATTCGGAGCCATCAACGATGCGCGCGATGATCTCGCGAACGTCGAACGGCTTGCGGGCATCGGACGGCACGACACCGTAGATCTCCTCACGCTCGAACAGCGGCTCGCGCGGCTTCCTCAGTCCAACCGCCGAGGACGATGCAGGATTGAGGTTGCCGACAATGCGCCTAGCGATGCCGATGGCATGGCTGTCGTTTTGAGCATAGTGATCGGTGACGCCGGAATGGCGGCTATGAACATCAGCGCCGCCGAGCTCTTCCGCGCTGACAACCTCGCCGGTTGCAGCCTTCACCAGCGGCGGACCGCCTAAGAAGATCGTGCCCTGATTACGTACAATGATGCTCTCATCGGACATGGCCGGGACATACGCACCACCGGCCGTGCACGAGCCCATGACAATCGCGATCTGCGGAATGCCCTGAGCCGACATCTGCGCCTGGTTGTAGAAGATACGGCCGAAATGCCTCTCGTCTGGGAAGATCTCGTCCTGCTGCGGCAGGAAAGCTCCGCCAGAGTCCACCATGTAAATGCATGGCAGGTTGTTCTGGCGCGCCACATCCTGCGCGCGCAGATGCTTCTTCACCGTCATGGGATAGTACGTGCCGCCGGTGATCGTGGCATCGTTGGCGACGATGACGCACTCGCGGCCTGACACACGACCGATGCCGGTCACGATGCTCGCCGAGTGCACTTCACCGCCATAGAGACCGTAGGCCGCGAGCGGCGATAGTTCGAGAAATGCCGTTCCCGGATCAATCAACAGGTCGACGCGCTCGCGCGCCAGCATCTTGCCGCGGGCCGTGTGCTTGGCCCTCGCCGCCTCGCCACCACCGCCTGCCACTTGTAGTAGTTTGTTGCGTAAGTCCGCGACCAATGCTCGCATCGCATCAGCGTTTCGGACAAAATCAGATGACTTCGGATCGACACCGGAACGAAGAACCATGACCTCCCGCCGCTTGCCTTTTTAAGCTCTTTATACGCCGCGACCTCGTTTCGGGACGGCCAGGCCGCAGGGTGTCATTGCAGGGCCACCCAGCGCAACACCAACTTTTATTGAACTAAAGACACACACGGCAACTTCCATCCGCGGCGGAAGGCACTGGCGCTGAGGCAAGCTGCGCCCATCGGCTTCAGAACTGGGCTTCAGAATTGTTTGCTTTCCCGGCAACCCCGGTTAGCGGGGCGGGATTAGTGGGTCCAGGGCTCTGGCCGGCGGAATGCGAAATTGTCCGCATAGGCCTTCACCCGGAGGCCCATCTCATTGGGCTCCAGCACCTGGTACGCGATGCCTTCCCGCTCGCAG from Nitrobacteraceae bacterium AZCC 1564 includes these protein-coding regions:
- a CDS encoding 3-methylcrotonyl-CoA carboxylase beta subunit (product_source=KO:K01969; cath_funfam=3.90.226.10; cog=COG4799; ko=KO:K01969; pfam=PF01039; superfamily=52096) — translated: MVLRSGVDPKSSDFVRNADAMRALVADLRNKLLQVAGGGGEAARAKHTARGKMLARERVDLLIDPGTAFLELSPLAAYGLYGGEVHSASIVTGIGRVSGRECVIVANDATITGGTYYPMTVKKHLRAQDVARQNNLPCIYMVDSGGAFLPQQDEIFPDERHFGRIFYNQAQMSAQGIPQIAIVMGSCTAGGAYVPAMSDESIIVRNQGTIFLGGPPLVKAATGEVVSAEELGGADVHSRHSGVTDHYAQNDSHAIGIARRIVGNLNPASSSAVGLRKPREPLFEREEIYGVVPSDARKPFDVREIIARIVDGSEFEEFKKLYGQTLVCGFAHIWGYPVGIIANNGILFSESSLKGAHFIELCCQRNIPLLFLQNITGFMVGKKYEAGGIARDGAKLVTAVATASVPKFTVVIGGSYGAGNYGMCGRAYSPRFLWMWPNARISVMGGEQASMVLSQLRRDNIEAKGGSWSVQEEEQFRAPIREQYETQGHPYYATARLWDDGVIDPADTRLVLGLGLSAAANAPSEPTKFGVFRM